A DNA window from Enterobacter asburiae contains the following coding sequences:
- the truB gene encoding tRNA pseudouridine(55) synthase TruB: protein MSRPRRRGRDVHGVLLLDKPQGASSNDVLQKVKRIYNANRAGHTGALDPLATGMLPVCLGEATKFSQYLLDSDKRYRVIAKLGQRTDTSDADGQVVEERPVTFSAEQLDAALESFRGDSMQVPSMYSALKYQGKKLYEYARQGIDVPREARPITVYELLFIRHEGDELELEVHCSKGTYIRTIIDDLGEKLGCGAHVIYLRRLAVSKYPVERMVTLEYLRELVEQAEAQGIAPADLLDPLLMPMDSPAADFPVVNLPLTSSVYFKNGNPVRTAQAPLEGLVRVTEGDEGKFIGMGEMDGEGRVAPRRLVVEYPVDA, encoded by the coding sequence ATGAGTCGTCCTCGTCGTCGTGGTCGCGACGTGCATGGTGTGCTGCTGCTGGATAAACCCCAGGGCGCTTCCAGCAACGACGTGCTGCAGAAAGTTAAGCGTATTTATAACGCCAACCGTGCGGGCCACACCGGCGCGCTCGATCCGCTGGCAACCGGCATGCTGCCGGTTTGCCTGGGAGAGGCGACAAAGTTTTCCCAGTACCTGCTCGACTCCGATAAGCGCTACCGCGTTATCGCTAAACTGGGTCAGCGCACGGATACCTCCGACGCGGATGGTCAGGTGGTGGAAGAGCGTCCGGTGACGTTCAGCGCGGAACAGCTTGATGCTGCGCTGGAGAGCTTCCGTGGGGACTCGATGCAGGTGCCGTCGATGTATTCGGCGCTGAAATATCAGGGCAAGAAGCTCTACGAATATGCGCGCCAGGGCATTGACGTCCCGCGTGAAGCCCGTCCGATAACCGTGTATGAGCTGCTGTTTATTCGCCACGAAGGTGATGAACTGGAGCTGGAAGTACACTGTTCGAAAGGGACCTATATTCGCACTATCATCGACGACCTCGGTGAAAAGCTGGGCTGCGGCGCGCATGTGATTTACCTGCGCCGCCTGGCGGTGAGCAAGTACCCGGTGGAGCGGATGGTCACCCTGGAATATCTGCGCGAGCTGGTAGAACAGGCGGAAGCGCAGGGGATCGCGCCGGCAGATTTGCTGGATCCTTTGCTGATGCCGATGGACAGTCCGGCAGCGGACTTCCCGGTTGTTAATCTTCCTTTAACATCGTCCGTTTACTTTAAGAACGGCAACCCGGTTCGTACGGCACAAGCGCCGCTGGAAGGACTGGTACGCGTGACCGAAGGTGACGAAGGGAAATTCATCGGTATGGGCGAAATGGATGGCGAAGGGCGCGTTGCGCCGCGTCGTCTGGTCGTCGAATATCCGGTCGACGCGTGA
- the rpsO gene encoding 30S ribosomal protein S15: MSLSVEAKAKIVSEFGRGTNDSGSTEVQVALLTAQINHLQGHFAEHKKDHHSRRGLLRMVSQRRKLLDYLKRKDVARYTALIERLGLRR; encoded by the coding sequence ATGTCTCTAAGCGTTGAAGCTAAAGCTAAAATCGTTTCTGAGTTTGGTCGTGGTACTAACGACAGCGGTTCTACCGAAGTTCAGGTTGCACTGCTGACTGCACAGATTAACCACCTGCAGGGTCACTTTGCAGAGCACAAAAAAGATCACCACAGCCGTCGTGGTCTGCTGCGTATGGTTTCTCAGCGTCGTAAACTGCTCGACTATCTGAAACGTAAAGATGTTGCACGCTACACCGCGCTGATCGAGCGTCTGGGTCTGCGTCGCTAA
- the nusA gene encoding transcription termination factor NusA produces the protein MNKEILAVVEAVSNEKSLPREKIFEALESALATATKKKYEQEIDVRVEIDRKSGDFDTFRRWVIVEEVTQPTKEITLEAARFEDESLNVGEYVEDQIESVTFDRITTQTAKQVIVQKVREAERALVVDQFRDQEGEIITGVVKKVNRDNISLEIKSEGLPGNAEAVILREDMLPRENFRPGDRIRGVLYAVRPEARGAQLFVTRSKPEMLVELFRIEVPEIGEEVIEIKAAARDPGSRAKIAVKTNDKRIDPVGACVGMRGARVQAVSTELGGERIDIVLWDDNPAQFVINAMAPADVASIVVDEDKHTMDIAVEAGNLAQAIGRNGQNVRLASQLSGWELNVMTVDDLQAKHQAEAHAAIDTFTKYLDIDEDFATVLVEEGFSTLEELAYVPMKELLEIDGLDEPTVEALRERAKNALTTLALAQEESLGDKKPADDLLNLEGLDRAIAFKLAARGVCTLEDLAEQGVDDLADIEGLTDEKAGELIMAARNICWFGDEA, from the coding sequence ATGAACAAAGAAATTTTGGCTGTTGTTGAAGCCGTCTCCAACGAGAAATCACTGCCGCGTGAGAAGATTTTCGAAGCGCTGGAAAGTGCACTGGCTACAGCAACCAAGAAAAAATACGAACAAGAGATCGATGTTCGCGTAGAAATCGATCGTAAAAGCGGTGACTTCGATACATTCCGTCGTTGGGTAATCGTTGAAGAAGTGACCCAGCCGACCAAAGAGATCACGCTGGAAGCTGCCCGTTTTGAAGACGAAAGTCTGAACGTGGGCGAGTACGTTGAAGATCAGATTGAATCTGTCACCTTTGACCGTATCACGACCCAGACCGCTAAACAGGTTATCGTGCAGAAAGTGCGCGAAGCCGAGCGCGCGCTGGTTGTCGATCAGTTCCGCGATCAGGAAGGCGAAATCATCACCGGCGTGGTGAAGAAAGTGAACCGCGACAACATCTCCCTGGAGATCAAATCCGAAGGGTTGCCGGGTAACGCTGAAGCCGTGATCCTGCGTGAAGATATGCTGCCGCGTGAAAACTTCCGCCCAGGTGACCGTATTCGCGGTGTTCTGTACGCCGTTCGCCCTGAAGCGCGTGGTGCACAGCTGTTCGTGACCCGTTCTAAACCAGAAATGCTGGTAGAACTGTTCCGTATCGAAGTGCCGGAAATCGGTGAAGAAGTTATCGAGATTAAAGCGGCGGCTCGCGATCCGGGCTCCCGTGCGAAAATTGCGGTGAAAACCAACGACAAGCGTATCGACCCGGTCGGTGCTTGCGTCGGTATGCGCGGTGCGCGCGTTCAGGCAGTTTCGACTGAGCTGGGCGGCGAACGTATTGATATCGTTCTGTGGGATGACAACCCGGCGCAGTTCGTGATCAACGCAATGGCTCCAGCTGATGTGGCGTCTATCGTTGTTGACGAAGACAAACACACCATGGATATCGCTGTTGAAGCGGGCAACCTGGCGCAGGCAATCGGCCGTAACGGCCAGAACGTACGCCTGGCGTCACAGCTGAGCGGCTGGGAACTCAACGTAATGACCGTTGATGACCTGCAGGCTAAGCATCAGGCTGAAGCCCATGCGGCGATCGATACCTTCACTAAATACCTGGATATTGACGAAGACTTCGCCACTGTTCTGGTTGAAGAAGGTTTCTCTACGCTGGAAGAACTGGCCTATGTGCCAATGAAAGAGCTGCTGGAAATTGACGGTCTGGATGAACCAACCGTTGAAGCCCTGCGTGAACGCGCTAAAAACGCACTGACCACCCTGGCACTGGCTCAGGAAGAAAGCCTTGGCGATAAGAAGCCGGCTGATGACCTGCTGAATCTGGAAGGTCTTGATCGTGCGATTGCGTTCAAGCTGGCTGCCCGTGGTGTTTGTACGCTGGAAGATCTCGCTGAGCAAGGCGTTGATGACCTGGCTGATATCGAAGGTTTAACCGACGAGAAAGCCGGCGAGCTCATCATGGCCGCACGTAATATTTGCTGGTTCGGCGACGAAGCGTAA
- the infB gene encoding translation initiation factor IF-2: MTDVTVKSLAAEIQTSVDRLVQQFADAGIPKSADDSVTAQEKQTLLTHLNREHGSTPDKLTLQRKTRSTLNIPGTGGKSKSVQIEVRKTRTFVKRDPQEAERLAAEEQAQREAEEQAQREAEAAAKREAELKAEREAAEKAKRDASDKVKRDAAEKDKVSNQQTDEMTKTAQAEKARRENEAAELKRKAEEEARRKLEEEARRVAEEARRMAEENEKNGVNTVEPTEDTSDYHVTTSQHARQAEDDNDREVEGGRGRGRNAKAARPAKKGNKHAESKADREEARAAVRGGKGGKRKGSALQQGFQKPAQAVNRDVVIGETITVGELANKMAVKGSQVIKAMMKLGAMATINQVIDQETAQLVAEEMGHKVILRRENELEEAVMSDRDTGAAAEPRAPVVTIMGHVDHGKTSLLDYIRSTKVASGEAGGITQHIGAYHVETDNGMITFLDTPGHAAFTSMRARGAQATDIVVLVVAADDGVMPQTIEAIQHAKAAGVPVVVAVNKIDKPEADPDRVKNELSQYGILPEEWGGESQFVHVSAKAGTGIDELLDAILLQAEVLELKAIRNGMASGAVIESFLDKGRGPVATVLVREGTLHKGDIVLCGFEYGRVRAMRNELGQEVLEAGPSIPVEILGLSGVPAAGDEVTVVRDEKKAREVALYRQGKFREVKLARQQKSKLENMFANMTDGEVHEVNIVLKADVQGSVEAISDSLLKLSTDEVKVKIIGSGVGGITETDATLAAASNAILVGFNVRADASARKVIEAESLDLRYYSVIYNLIDEVKAAMSGMLSPELKQQIIGLAEVRDVFKSPKFGAIAGCMVTEGNIKRHNPIRVLRDNVVIYEGELESLRRFKDDVNEVRNGMECGIGVKNYNDVRVGDMIEVFEIIEIQRTIA; the protein is encoded by the coding sequence ATGACTGATGTAACTGTAAAATCGCTGGCTGCTGAGATTCAGACCTCCGTGGACCGCCTGGTACAGCAATTTGCTGATGCAGGGATCCCGAAGTCCGCTGATGACTCGGTGACCGCGCAAGAAAAACAAACCTTGTTAACGCACCTGAACCGTGAACACGGTTCTACGCCTGACAAGTTAACGCTGCAGCGCAAAACGCGTAGCACGTTAAACATCCCTGGTACCGGTGGCAAAAGCAAATCGGTCCAAATTGAAGTCCGCAAGACGCGCACCTTTGTAAAACGTGATCCGCAAGAGGCAGAACGCCTTGCCGCGGAAGAGCAGGCACAGCGTGAAGCGGAAGAACAAGCTCAGCGTGAGGCGGAAGCAGCCGCCAAACGTGAAGCAGAATTAAAAGCTGAACGTGAGGCCGCAGAAAAAGCGAAACGCGACGCAAGTGATAAAGTGAAGCGTGACGCTGCGGAAAAAGACAAAGTGAGCAATCAACAGACAGACGAAATGACCAAAACCGCCCAGGCTGAAAAAGCCCGCCGTGAAAATGAAGCTGCCGAGCTGAAGCGTAAAGCGGAAGAAGAAGCCCGCCGTAAGCTGGAAGAAGAAGCTCGCCGCGTCGCCGAAGAAGCGCGCCGTATGGCAGAAGAAAACGAGAAGAATGGTGTGAATACCGTTGAGCCGACTGAAGACACCAGCGACTATCACGTGACCACTTCTCAGCATGCGCGTCAGGCTGAAGATGATAACGACCGTGAAGTAGAAGGCGGCCGTGGCCGTGGCCGTAATGCAAAAGCAGCGCGTCCGGCGAAAAAAGGCAACAAGCACGCTGAATCCAAAGCTGACCGTGAAGAAGCACGCGCGGCTGTTCGCGGTGGTAAAGGCGGCAAGCGTAAAGGTTCCGCGCTGCAGCAGGGCTTCCAGAAGCCGGCTCAGGCCGTTAACCGTGACGTTGTGATCGGCGAAACCATTACCGTTGGCGAACTGGCGAACAAGATGGCGGTTAAAGGCTCTCAGGTCATCAAAGCAATGATGAAGCTGGGTGCCATGGCGACCATCAACCAGGTCATCGATCAGGAAACCGCACAGCTGGTTGCTGAAGAGATGGGCCACAAAGTTATCCTGCGTCGTGAAAACGAGCTGGAAGAAGCAGTAATGAGCGACCGTGATACTGGTGCTGCAGCTGAACCGCGTGCACCGGTTGTGACCATCATGGGTCACGTTGACCACGGTAAAACCTCTCTGCTTGACTACATTCGTTCTACTAAGGTTGCCTCTGGTGAAGCGGGTGGTATTACCCAGCACATCGGTGCTTACCACGTAGAAACTGACAACGGTATGATCACCTTCCTGGATACTCCGGGCCACGCCGCGTTTACATCAATGCGTGCTCGTGGTGCTCAGGCGACGGATATCGTTGTTCTGGTTGTTGCTGCAGACGACGGCGTCATGCCGCAGACCATCGAAGCTATCCAGCACGCGAAAGCAGCAGGTGTGCCGGTTGTGGTTGCAGTGAACAAGATCGATAAGCCAGAAGCGGATCCCGATCGTGTTAAAAACGAACTTTCCCAGTACGGTATTCTGCCGGAAGAGTGGGGCGGCGAAAGCCAGTTCGTACACGTGTCTGCGAAAGCGGGTACCGGTATCGACGAACTGCTGGACGCGATCCTGCTGCAGGCCGAAGTTCTGGAGCTGAAAGCCATCCGTAACGGTATGGCGAGCGGTGCGGTTATCGAATCCTTCCTGGATAAAGGACGTGGCCCGGTTGCTACCGTTCTGGTTCGCGAAGGTACGCTGCATAAAGGCGATATCGTTCTGTGCGGTTTCGAATACGGTCGCGTTCGTGCGATGCGTAACGAACTGGGTCAGGAAGTGCTGGAAGCAGGTCCGTCCATTCCAGTGGAAATCCTGGGTCTGTCCGGTGTTCCGGCTGCCGGTGACGAAGTGACCGTGGTGCGTGACGAGAAGAAAGCGCGTGAAGTTGCGCTGTATCGTCAGGGTAAATTCCGTGAAGTTAAACTGGCTCGTCAGCAGAAATCTAAACTCGAGAACATGTTTGCCAACATGACCGATGGCGAAGTTCACGAAGTGAACATCGTTCTGAAAGCCGACGTTCAGGGTTCTGTGGAAGCGATCTCCGACTCCTTGCTGAAACTGTCTACCGACGAAGTGAAAGTGAAGATCATCGGTTCTGGCGTAGGTGGTATCACCGAAACCGACGCGACCCTGGCTGCTGCGTCCAACGCTATCCTGGTTGGCTTCAACGTTCGTGCGGATGCGTCTGCGCGTAAAGTGATTGAAGCTGAAAGCCTGGATCTCCGCTACTACTCTGTCATCTATAACCTGATCGACGAAGTGAAAGCAGCGATGAGCGGCATGCTGTCTCCTGAGCTGAAACAGCAGATCATCGGTCTGGCTGAAGTACGTGACGTGTTCAAATCACCGAAATTCGGTGCGATCGCGGGCTGTATGGTTACCGAAGGTAACATCAAGCGTCACAACCCAATCCGCGTACTACGTGACAACGTGGTTATCTACGAAGGCGAGCTGGAATCCCTGCGCCGCTTCAAAGATGACGTTAACGAAGTCCGTAACGGCATGGAATGTGGTATCGGCGTGAAGAACTACAACGACGTTCGCGTTGGCGATATGATCGAAGTGTTCGAGATCATCGAAATTCAGCGTACCATCGCTTAA
- the rbfA gene encoding 30S ribosome-binding factor RbfA has translation MAKEFGRPQRVAQEMQKEIALILQREIKDPRVGMMTTVSGVEMSRDLAYAKVFVTFLNDQDEAAVKNGIKALQEASGFIRSLLGKAMRLRIVPELTFFYDNSLVEGMRMSNLVTSVVKHDDERRVNPADDSKED, from the coding sequence ATGGCGAAAGAATTTGGTCGCCCTCAGCGCGTAGCGCAGGAAATGCAGAAAGAGATCGCACTCATTCTGCAACGTGAAATTAAAGACCCGCGCGTCGGCATGATGACCACTGTTTCCGGTGTCGAAATGTCCCGCGATTTGGCCTATGCAAAAGTGTTCGTCACCTTCCTGAACGATCAGGACGAAGCGGCAGTGAAAAACGGCATTAAAGCGCTGCAGGAAGCCTCTGGTTTCATCCGCTCCCTGCTCGGCAAAGCGATGCGCCTGCGCATCGTGCCTGAGCTGACCTTCTTCTACGACAACTCGCTGGTTGAAGGTATGCGTATGTCCAACCTGGTGACCAGCGTGGTTAAACATGACGACGAGCGTCGTGTTAACCCGGCGGACGACAGCAAGGAGGACTAA